The Lewinella sp. 4G2 nucleotide sequence TGGCGTTTGATCAGCCTTCGCCGGAAAACGACCAGTTGGCTTACCGAGAGGACGTCGACACTAAATTTCTGGACCCCCAATTGGTAAGCACCTTCAGCTACTTCCCGAAGGACATCCGTAACCCGGGGAACATCCGCCCCAACCGCCTCGACAAACCCGTTTTGCTGGATTACTTCCTGGAGGAGTGGTCTAGTTGGCAACGCGAAAAAACCATGTGATGGCCAAATCCCTCCCGCCCGAAAATGCTCTCGGCCGTCACGTATTGTTGGAGTTGTACGACTGTGATGCCGACCTGCTGAAGTATCCACCGCAAAGTGAACGGATCCTCCTGGACGCCGCCGCGGCAATGGGCGCTACCATAATGGGCAGCCATTTCCACGCCTTCCCCGAACACGGGGTGAGTGGCGTCGTGGTCATCGCTGAATCCCATCTCACTATCCACACCTGGCCGGAGAAGCGGTACGCGGCGGTGGACGTATTCTCCTGCGGCGCCCTGGACCTGGAAGCAGGGATCGGCCTCCTCACGCTTGAGTTCGGTGCGGAGCGGGTAGAACAGCAACTGGTGTTGCGGGGAGTGGGCTTGTAAACACGGAAAGGTGAGTTCTTTGAATGTATGTTTCACAATGAGCTAAAAAGCTGATTTTGTTGTTGACGGATTCAGTAGGACGGTACAAACTCCCTGAATTCGGTACCTTAACGGCATGCGTTATCTTCTGCTCATTGCCTTCTCTACTTTAGTGATCACCAGCTGTAGTCAGCCCGAGGTGCCCGCCGATACTACGTCCGTCGATGGCCCACCCAATGTCGTCCTGATCTTTGTAGACGACATGGGCTACGGTGATTTGGGTTGTTACGGGTCCAACCGTATCCAAACACCGCACCTCGATCAATTGGCCACAACGGGGCTG carries:
- the speD gene encoding adenosylmethionine decarboxylase, which produces MAKSLPPENALGRHVLLELYDCDADLLKYPPQSERILLDAAAAMGATIMGSHFHAFPEHGVSGVVVIAESHLTIHTWPEKRYAAVDVFSCGALDLEAGIGLLTLEFGAERVEQQLVLRGVGL